One genomic segment of Vibrio mimicus includes these proteins:
- a CDS encoding LysR substrate-binding domain-containing protein, with protein MRKLAPLKSLYSFVAVAETGSMTLAAEALNVSHSAISQAIKSLESQLGQPLFHRVGRQVVLNSAGKRYYQKVAPALEQIVEATESLLKPAYTNRVTLNMINSLALHWWIPRVSSFQIFAPEVDVRISTLTGTFSLEEQGVDVALIHGQLLDWQDYYCEKLADDELVMVASHSVISPNITPQQALAELPAIYASNPRRQNDWEIWSQANHVTPPTQQRNLSFAASAQALQATLSGLGLFVTHRLFVKQEVESGILKEIGLKVTHPDQGYYFACRADKLRSEAVLKLRNWLSNEFQ; from the coding sequence ATGCGAAAACTGGCTCCGCTGAAATCACTCTACTCTTTCGTTGCTGTTGCAGAAACAGGCAGCATGACGCTTGCTGCAGAAGCGCTCAATGTCAGCCATTCCGCGATCAGTCAAGCGATTAAATCCTTAGAATCGCAATTAGGCCAGCCGCTTTTTCACCGTGTTGGTCGTCAAGTTGTACTTAATAGTGCGGGCAAGCGCTACTACCAAAAAGTCGCTCCGGCTTTAGAGCAAATTGTTGAAGCAACCGAGTCATTATTAAAACCCGCATACACCAACCGTGTTACCCTCAACATGATCAACTCCTTGGCACTACACTGGTGGATACCACGCGTGAGTAGTTTTCAAATCTTTGCTCCTGAAGTCGATGTTCGAATTTCAACATTAACCGGAACATTTTCTTTAGAAGAACAAGGTGTAGATGTGGCATTAATTCACGGCCAATTACTTGATTGGCAAGACTATTACTGTGAAAAACTCGCAGATGATGAATTGGTCATGGTGGCAAGTCACTCTGTCATTTCGCCAAACATCACCCCTCAACAAGCTTTAGCCGAACTTCCCGCCATCTATGCAAGTAACCCTCGCCGTCAGAATGACTGGGAGATTTGGAGCCAAGCCAACCATGTCACACCACCGACACAGCAACGTAACCTCTCATTTGCGGCATCAGCACAAGCGCTGCAAGCCACACTCAGTGGCTTGGGTTTATTTGTAACTCATCGCTTATTTGTTAAACAAGAAGTGGAAAGTGGCATCTTAAAAGAAATTGGCCTTAAAGTGACGCATCCTGACCAAGGTTATTATTTTGCTTGCCGTGCCGATAAATTGCGTTCTGAAGCCGTATTAAAATTAAGAAACTGGTTAAGTAATGAGTTTCAGTAG
- a CDS encoding DMT family transporter has protein sequence MPNHLSPVLFMLLSTFSLSLTGLLSKYLAQIMPIAYLGFLRFIIPALFLFIVMKLTYFRWPQPSMRFPLLIRSICIAGSQLCFIYSLQSLSLVESVVLFSTGPLFIPLLEKLLWGGRLAWLTVVSVCVIFAGVIMLAGNTGSFAWRPELLAGLGAGLFNAGSQLSLYRAAKSDMRSIEIHGWTFLVAAVLLSPLVVVIPLEGDLFSELGMSWDKQGAMTLGALLLASMLVVNTQVFRAKAYRLAQSGSQLAPLIFTSLLFSALWQVLFFNVEYQFSQKLGLALIIVATVVNGFWPRLAEWKARLKAV, from the coding sequence ATGCCAAATCATTTATCCCCTGTGTTGTTTATGCTGTTATCGACTTTTAGTTTGTCGCTCACGGGGTTATTAAGTAAATACCTTGCTCAGATCATGCCCATCGCCTATCTGGGTTTCTTACGTTTTATTATTCCAGCGCTTTTTTTATTCATCGTCATGAAATTGACTTATTTTCGCTGGCCTCAACCCTCTATGCGTTTTCCTTTACTGATCCGTTCGATTTGCATAGCAGGTAGCCAACTATGTTTTATCTATTCACTGCAATCGCTCTCATTAGTTGAAAGTGTAGTGTTATTTAGTACAGGGCCACTTTTTATTCCTTTATTGGAAAAATTGCTATGGGGTGGGCGGTTGGCTTGGCTCACTGTCGTGAGCGTGTGCGTGATATTTGCGGGTGTTATCATGTTGGCGGGAAATACCGGAAGTTTTGCTTGGCGCCCAGAATTGTTGGCTGGGCTAGGGGCTGGTTTATTTAATGCTGGATCGCAACTCAGCCTGTATCGTGCAGCTAAAAGTGATATGCGTTCGATAGAAATTCATGGTTGGACATTCTTGGTGGCGGCGGTACTGCTCAGTCCGCTTGTCGTGGTGATACCTTTAGAAGGCGATCTGTTTTCAGAACTGGGTATGAGTTGGGATAAACAGGGAGCCATGACTCTAGGGGCATTATTATTGGCATCGATGTTGGTCGTGAATACGCAAGTATTTCGAGCAAAAGCGTATCGGCTTGCACAATCAGGCTCCCAGCTCGCTCCTCTGATCTTTACCAGTCTTTTGTTTAGTGCTCTGTGGCAAGTGCTGTTTTTTAACGTGGAATACCAATTTTCCCAAAAACTAGGATTGGCTTTGATTATCGTGGCAACCGTGGTTAATGGTTTTTGGCCCCGCTTAGCTGAGTGGAAAGCGAGGCTTAAAGCGGTCTAA
- a CDS encoding DUF3541 domain-containing protein — protein sequence MNKKNIVIGASLITALILTLHSYAQTGGVNSPAQSESSATNISAQHKQIRDKALKAVARPTFRNTADQIRKTYETQLYTLPSYKEGHYALRMYRQTLDDKYAAAIGSDLSRIASQLNYFAAEVHTPEQIKRYSLKRLKSYQQSQDERTQRRLSATQTMPEYLYLGSALLGSMARANEYGLKHKEDEKLRLILRRYDFTRYMTDSAMIEAWAAQLANQAYWLRQLGEQDVIDPFIQAFQRTYPDQQDAQLNDQQYGNKLYGMTHIIFADSEYYQHLVSEPQHQWIYDYFRTNIDTILQRAKPDIVAEVGISFLLAGLENDPVVLKSRQFIQTQVDTQHGMIPSTTGDFDLSLGEHRNVLAIMLLDWNSTNSAPKISTHPNVFVSLPYGLIKKESIVNTTIN from the coding sequence ATGAACAAGAAAAATATCGTGATTGGCGCGAGTCTTATCACAGCGTTGATACTCACACTCCATAGCTATGCGCAAACAGGAGGAGTGAATAGCCCGGCACAATCTGAAAGCAGCGCCACCAACATAAGCGCACAACACAAACAAATTCGCGATAAAGCGCTAAAAGCAGTTGCTCGACCAACGTTTCGCAACACCGCAGACCAAATTCGAAAAACTTACGAAACGCAACTGTATACTTTGCCAAGCTATAAAGAAGGTCACTATGCACTGCGTATGTACCGCCAAACTTTGGATGATAAATACGCCGCTGCGATTGGTAGTGATTTATCCAGAATTGCTAGCCAACTTAATTATTTTGCGGCTGAAGTGCATACTCCGGAGCAAATTAAACGTTACTCACTAAAACGCCTGAAAAGTTATCAGCAAAGCCAAGATGAACGTACTCAGCGCCGCTTATCCGCCACCCAAACGATGCCTGAATATCTCTATTTAGGGAGTGCGCTTTTAGGTTCAATGGCACGAGCTAACGAGTATGGACTGAAACATAAAGAGGATGAAAAGCTGCGTCTCATTCTACGGCGTTATGACTTTACGCGCTACATGACCGATAGCGCGATGATTGAAGCGTGGGCGGCACAACTGGCTAATCAGGCCTATTGGCTGCGTCAACTCGGTGAACAAGATGTTATCGACCCTTTTATCCAAGCCTTCCAACGTACTTACCCTGACCAACAAGATGCACAGCTCAACGATCAACAATATGGTAATAAACTGTACGGTATGACTCACATTATCTTTGCTGACTCAGAATATTATCAACATCTTGTCAGCGAACCACAGCACCAGTGGATCTACGACTATTTCCGCACCAACATAGACACCATTTTACAACGCGCTAAACCAGACATTGTTGCTGAAGTGGGAATTTCATTCCTACTTGCTGGGCTTGAAAATGATCCTGTGGTACTCAAATCTCGTCAATTTATTCAAACCCAAGTAGATACGCAACACGGAATGATCCCCTCCACCACTGGCGATTTCGACCTATCTCTCGGCGAGCATCGCAACGTATTAGCCATCATGCTATTGGATTGGAATTCAACCAATTCTGCTCCCAAAATCAGCACCCATCCGAATGTGTTTGTCAGTCTGCCTTATGGATTAATCAAAAAAGAAAGCATAGTGAACACTACCATCAATTAG
- a CDS encoding alpha-ketoglutarate-dependent dioxygenase AlkB family protein, with amino-acid sequence MIKTVILNNHSQKGEVALVDGLLYWFPQFLSHHQANHSFEQLQAELNWQQKSIRLFGKSVLQPRLTAWYGELGYRYSGLQLSPEPFPPLLAKLRTECEQVAQTTFNSVLANLYRDGQDSMGWHQDNEPELGHHPIIASLSLGESRRFILRHYNDHDRKVVCELGHGDLLIMAGTTQQHWQHAIPKTRQTKQARINLTFRQILF; translated from the coding sequence ATGATTAAAACAGTTATTTTGAACAACCATTCGCAGAAAGGGGAAGTCGCTCTAGTTGACGGTCTACTTTATTGGTTTCCACAATTTCTTTCTCATCACCAAGCGAATCACTCTTTCGAACAATTGCAAGCAGAGTTGAATTGGCAGCAAAAAAGCATTCGCCTATTTGGCAAAAGTGTCCTACAGCCAAGGCTGACCGCTTGGTATGGCGAGTTAGGCTACCGATACTCTGGGCTGCAACTCTCTCCCGAACCATTCCCTCCACTACTAGCAAAATTAAGGACGGAATGTGAACAGGTTGCGCAAACCACATTCAATTCCGTATTAGCGAATCTTTATCGTGATGGCCAAGACTCTATGGGTTGGCATCAAGATAACGAACCGGAGTTAGGCCATCATCCTATTATTGCCTCACTCTCTCTTGGTGAAAGTCGTCGCTTTATCCTACGCCACTACAACGACCACGATAGGAAAGTGGTATGTGAATTAGGCCATGGTGATCTGCTGATCATGGCTGGTACGACACAGCAGCATTGGCAACATGCTATTCCCAAAACACGTCAAACCAAACAGGCGCGAATTAATCTCACATTTCGGCAGATTTTATTTTAA